The genomic DNA CTCTACGACATGGCTAGCTATCTCAGAAAGTTTTGAGTCCTCTTGTCTTGTTACTTTTGAACTTTTCAAGCAATGAGGATCCGAAGCCCCCATTCAAGCTATACCACCCATGTGCCAAGAATCTGTTACGCCTCCCGGGAGGTTTGTTGCTGCAGGGGGATATCACATATTAAGTTCACCTCTTCTCATAGGGCTAAGAGGTGGCACAAGATGATTTTGCATAACATGATAGAGCCAATAGGCTTATAGTTGTCCTGCATCACGCACAAGGTTCCTTCAGCCTTCACGCACAAAGTTCCTTCACTCTTATTGAATTTCCAGACCTTAAAGTCATCTTCACCAACCGCCACCTTCATTTCTCGGATCAAATCAACATCCTCTTGATAAAATAGCTCATTCCGCATCCAGCCATGGAGACGCCCATAAATCTTATCTGTTCAAATTTGCCTTTGTTGAGTTATTTAAACACAGTTTTTCACTATAGTTTCTCTGTACCAAATTTCATATATAGACATTTGTGGTTCACATAAGTTTAtcttaatatcatatatttgaCTTTCGGTGCGAGATATTGATATGGTAACGTAGGTTACGTTGGGCCAGACATTTAGGATtcataattataaaaagtaaGGAAATCATTTGGTCACACACATTCCTAACTGTTTTCTTTATAGAAATGAAAGTTATATTTGAAGAAAATCTTGCAGGTCCATTGAATATCAATATCATGAGAATAGTAAACAGAGTAACAGACCAACATTAATATAACTTTTTGTCGACTATAATAAGTTTTGGTCTAACTCACATCACATGCCATGACTTTTCTTAAGCTGGCATCTACTAGCCGAACCCAAATCACAAAAATGGATACGATATTCAATTTGTATACCCTATAATCGGAAATTTATAATTGTCTTACAGATAAATATGGACGACGACCAATATCGTTGCATGGAagaaatttataactttttcttctctttttggtACACTGAGCGTTAAAATAATGGTAAAGATAGTTTTGTTTCACTGTCCTTGTATATATTTGGAAAGCATATGTCTTTGTCCCCTTTGTCTTGCATAACACAACCAGAGGCGGACCTATTTGATGTAAAGGTGGGTCAAGTGACACACCATAAATTCGATTTTCTCGTTATAGTCTATAGGTGTTTTGGATTTTGAACCTGTTCATCTTCATGTTTTACacttattttttatgtttgacACAGGTAAAAAGTTCGTCTAGGTCAGCCACTGAATACAACAAAGCTTGAAGTTGAAGACAATGAGAGATCCTTCATAGTTTATGTTAAACAACTCTCACACTACAAATTAAGATCAAATGTCAAATCTCTGACGAGCCCTGAACTTGAATCCTTTGGGTGCATAAGCAGAACCAAAACTGTACATCTGAACTAAACAGAGCAGAACATCATCGTTTCCTTCTCATACAAACAGAGGCGAAGCAGACGGACGTGGATAAGCAGCTGCTGTCCCGCCCACATCAGTTTGTTGGGCAAAACTGTCTCTTCTCCTACGCATTCTTTTCTCGGTCTTATCGATGTTTTTGCCTCCCCCTTCATGCAAAGCTTGGATTTGTTCGAGGTGAGTAACAATCTCGTTCATGTTTGGCCTCATGTTCCTGTCAGTGTCGAGACATCTCAACACTTGAGTAGCTACTCTACGTGCTTCTTCCAACGAGCATTGCTCTCGGATACGGTTATCGATAACTCGTGAAACCTTCTTCTTGTTTGCAAGTAACGGTTTTGCCCAATCCACCAGTTTTTTCTCTCTCGGTGGACGATTATTGTCCACAACTTTACGACCAGACAACATCTCCAAAAGTACAACACCGTAGCTATAGACATCACTCTTGGTTGTTAAATGACCTAAGTGAAAGAGTTACTGGTCATCCATcataaaaaaagtaaatcaaatcacataaaaagaaagaagactTTTGAGAGACTAACCGCTCAAAAGGTAATCAGGGTCTGCGTACCCATAGGTACCTATGACCCTTGTAGATACATGGCTATCATCACCTGTTGGACCGTCTTTAGCCAAACCGAAATCAGATAGCTTAGCATTGTAGTTCTGTGATCATGTCAATGATATTTTTCATAAACATAAAATCTTATTATCACAGTTATTTTTCAACATAACAAAGGATGGAAGTACCGAATCAAGAAGTATGTTAGAGGTTTTGAAGTCGCGGTATATGACTTGTGTCTCGGCGCTGTGAAGGAAAGCTAGACCTTTTGCACAACCAAGAGCAATTTTTAACCGAAGATTCCAAGATAAAGGTTCGAAGTAGGAACCTCCTGCAACAGCAATAAACAAGATCGAATAACATTTCGAGTTACCAGATGAATAgacaagagaagagaagagaagacaaTACTTCTGAATAAATGATTCTCTAAGCTTCCACAAGGCATGAACTCATACACAAGAAGATGATGCTCATCTTCTAAGCAGTAACCGATGAGTTTCACAAGATTAGGATGAGAAAGCCGCCCCAAGTAATTCACTTCCGCCTTCAGCAGCATtaatcaaagaaaaacataaacaaagaaTCTTCAATGTAAGTTCAAAAGATTGAAGTTAGGTTTTTCAAATTTACCAGCCATTCTTGATGACCTTGCCAACCCTCTTTGTTAAGTCTTTTGACAGCAATAACCGTACCGGTTCCCGGTTTAGATGCAGTGAGAGATTCCTCATCAATCCATCCTTTAAAGACACAACCGAATCCACCTTCACCAAGAACACTGTCTGGTCTGAAATTTCTAGTTGCTGCTTTGAGCTCGGCAAAGCTGAAACTTTTGAGGTTTGGAGATTGCAAGATCTCTCCTTCGGTTCGAGGGCTTGTTCTGACAGACACAGAAGAGCATTTGCTTCCTATGCTTTGTGTATCATTTGCCTCTGAGCTCATATACTTCGGACTCTCACCTATGCAAACACCAAACAAATAGCTTGCATATAAAAAAACTTGAGATTTCACTTTTTTCACAAAACCCATATCTCCAAAAATTAGTACAAATGGTTTTGTTGTAAGAGATCAGACAAATGTGAAGATTCTGAATTTTCTTGCTTGTCTTTTCCTCTGGCAACTAAAATGAGCCGTGAATTAGCCCACACACCCAAAAAGACCGTTTACGAAAACCTAATCAATTATTTGTTtctggaataaaaaaaaaaaaaagctaatcaTTAGCGTTAGAAAACCAAACTTTTAAGTTAAGTCCGGGAAAGCCTAACCCCGAATTGAAAAAAATGCGAAGAGAATAAATGAGCAACAAACCCTAAAGTTAGACCCTACTCTACTGCCGACCAAAATAAGTTCAAAATCTTaaaaccacaaaattaaatatttgtttacaaataaaCATTTGCAGGAGTAGTCGTTATTCTATATACGTAAATGAAAGCTTGAGCCTTGTAGTACTAGTACCTGTGTAAATTAAGACTCTCAGCTTTAACCTGAACACTCGTGCAAATCCCCATGATTTTGAGACGGATCAAACAAAACCCATTTTTCTCTCTCAAGAAGTAACATATCAAAATGTGAGGACAGAGagattttgaaatgtttttgttttctagcTGGATAAAAGTACATATTAAAGAAACCGAACATGAAGTCAATAAGAAAGGAAACTCTCGCTCACCTATTTTCTTTGTCAACAATGAAATAGCTAGCGAGAGAGAGAAGTTTCTATCGACGGTTAGCAATTTTGCTACGAGTAGCtgcgagaaagagagagaggcgTTGGGGAGTGGCAATTATGACGGACTATCCAGCCTTTAAAGTTTAAGCCCATCTCTTTATTTTCAATACATTTAAAAGTTTAAtgttcattttgttttttctttgtctccgttaattttgtttttacattcaaaagaatttaaaaatagatatgaTTCCTTTTCTGTTTCGGCAAGAGATAGTTGATATCATTTCGGTCACTTCTAAGGTAGCTACGAAGATTGTAAGAACGTAAAGATCTCCTGATTTGATCCACGAACAGAAAGAAGACGATGATTACGTCATTGTTTCAGGGGAAAATAGATCTTGAGGGGTTTTGCTCAAAAATGCAAGAACGTAAAGATCTCCTGATTTGATCCACGAATTGTCTCTCATACCATCATATCTAACTTCTCGGGATTGCGCAGGAATATTACATAATATCTGAGGCAGTAGTATGACAAATGTGATCAAATGTTTTATAGAAACTATTCAAAGAAGTCTCTGAGGTAAGCATTGTTTAGTTTGCTAGAAGAAGAATCGTAAGAATGATGCTGTCTACAAACAGAAACTTGTGAGTGTCTATGCTCTTTTACATCACTTGGACGTAATAGTATATAATCATGTGTACAGAAAATTCAACTTGTGAAGGTTGGAAGAAGACTAGGTGTACAGAATTAACCAAAAAAGCTACACTTGAACTGAACTGGAAGTGAGTAAATACTTTTAGATTGTTTCTTTTATTAACTGTCATGTGAGTGTGACCTCTTCGTCTTGAGCAGTCTCTGATTTTACAAACTGAAAAATGTTTGTCAAACGATGGAATAGAAGACATATGTATGGTGTTTTTTTAACACATACGTGAAACAAGCGTGTTGGAACAAAAGGGACACCCCAATAGTACTACAGAAAGTAAACCGagagacacaacaaaacaagcaaccactatgctttattagaatcttctttaaacaatctattacaagatctgcttaattcagcttttacacgtctagtgttaacaccctaacacacgctacTGAAAGATTCCTAAGCTACACCGCTTATATATCTCCttcgtcaagtacttcagccactgcttcagcacgactcagaacacttccaagagcttctctctctctcaataaactcagcctctgtgtctctatCTTCATACAGACGACTCCAtagctattttatattattctccacgttcctgaaacctagtttccaaggcaacatgaatatggacatcttccataacaataagtgcaactttccttttcttggaatgcacttattccttttcctttaagtcataa from Raphanus sativus cultivar WK10039 unplaced genomic scaffold, ASM80110v3 Scaffold2348, whole genome shotgun sequence includes the following:
- the LOC130494341 gene encoding probable serine/threonine-protein kinase PBL10 isoform X1 translates to MGFVKKVKSQVFLYASYLFGVCIGESPKYMSSEANDTQSIGSKCSSVSVRTSPRTEGEILQSPNLKSFSFAELKAATRNFRPDSVLGEGGFGCVFKGWIDEESLTASKPGTGTVIAVKRLNKEGWQGHQEWLAEVNYLGRLSHPNLVKLIGYCLEDEHHLLVYEFMPCGSLENHLFRRGSYFEPLSWNLRLKIALGCAKGLAFLHSAETQVIYRDFKTSNILLDSNYNAKLSDFGLAKDGPTGDDSHVSTRVIGTYGYADPDYLLSGHLTTKSDVYSYGVVLLEMLSGRKVVDNNRPPREKKLVDWAKPLLANKKKVSRVIDNRIREQCSLEEARRVATQVLRCLDTDRNMRPNMNEIVTHLEQIQALHEGGGKNIDKTEKRMRRRRDSFAQQTDVGGTAAAYPRPSASPLFV
- the LOC130494341 gene encoding probable serine/threonine-protein kinase PBL10 isoform X2, giving the protein MSSEANDTQSIGSKCSSVSVRTSPRTEGEILQSPNLKSFSFAELKAATRNFRPDSVLGEGGFGCVFKGWIDEESLTASKPGTGTVIAVKRLNKEGWQGHQEWLAEVNYLGRLSHPNLVKLIGYCLEDEHHLLVYEFMPCGSLENHLFRRGSYFEPLSWNLRLKIALGCAKGLAFLHSAETQVIYRDFKTSNILLDSNYNAKLSDFGLAKDGPTGDDSHVSTRVIGTYGYADPDYLLSGHLTTKSDVYSYGVVLLEMLSGRKVVDNNRPPREKKLVDWAKPLLANKKKVSRVIDNRIREQCSLEEARRVATQVLRCLDTDRNMRPNMNEIVTHLEQIQALHEGGGKNIDKTEKRMRRRRDSFAQQTDVGGTAAAYPRPSASPLFV